In one window of Ignavibacteriota bacterium DNA:
- the priA gene encoding primosomal protein N', translated as MSIEIAGTYPAYVNVAIPVAVDKLFAYYVPPELQPSVRRGMRVTVPFGRRKLTGIVVETISQPPVPNLKTVTDVLDTEPILSDEMLMLTRWMAEYYFAPLGEVLKTVLVPGALKVGKRSIKLAQVNLQLVYSELFAAPKQAAIIRELAKESPQTIQQLEKKLELKSISPQLNELARKGFIIIEEETHTVKMKPKLEQFIQINDEEKQQWQAWLGEIESNKSEKRLAKQVAVVRTLLDWKADEQPSVSQFLKLTRVSSSTITTLKKKNLLTLAKREVERKLEFESYEAALGAQNVVLNPRQQHALDAIRTEVEKNAFHTFLLHGVTGSGKTQVYIEAIRDVLSRGKTAIVLVPEIALTPQIVQRFRFHFGDKVATMHSRMSHGERYDAWRLTREGKYSIVIGPRSALFAPLKNIGLIVVDEEHEPSFKQYDKTPRYHGRDVAIMRALHSNAVVVLGSATPSFESYNNALNGRYTLLELPERVDDAKLPPIELVDMLIERKRKLSEFREQRKAAYQADAIKAKEENKKFESNSISDILKEKIENRLMKKEGVILLQNRRGFAPYIECPECGFVLICKNCNISLTYHITKKHLRCHYCGSVEQPPDVCPQCDSTEISYRGFGTQRVEQELKALFTKAKLIRMDLDTTTRRGSHEEMLRKFGEGEADILLGTQMVAKGLDFSRVTLVGVISADTQMLLPDFRSAERTFQLLTQVAGRSGRGILAGEVVIQTSHPEHECLRHVLLHDFRSFYDEELKSREELSYPPFSRLMLIEFKGKHEELVMNVADAFRAILKKYSHKFAVLGPSPAALPKLKSYFRWHLILKAHKSTDPNGHDVHHAVASTLHEYRNTSQGKSKSVIISVDVDPTGMM; from the coding sequence ATGTCAATTGAAATAGCCGGAACATATCCTGCGTATGTAAACGTGGCAATCCCCGTTGCGGTGGATAAACTGTTCGCGTATTACGTGCCACCCGAACTGCAACCGTCGGTGCGACGCGGAATGCGCGTCACCGTTCCGTTCGGGCGACGGAAACTCACCGGCATTGTAGTCGAGACGATTTCACAACCGCCTGTACCGAATTTGAAAACGGTAACTGATGTGCTTGATACGGAGCCCATACTTTCGGATGAAATGTTGATGCTGACACGATGGATGGCTGAGTATTACTTCGCTCCTTTGGGTGAGGTATTGAAAACGGTTCTCGTTCCGGGCGCGTTGAAAGTCGGCAAACGAAGTATCAAACTAGCGCAGGTGAATCTTCAACTTGTTTACTCAGAATTATTTGCCGCACCGAAACAAGCGGCAATCATCCGGGAGTTGGCAAAAGAATCTCCGCAAACGATTCAACAACTTGAAAAAAAGTTGGAGTTGAAAAGCATCTCGCCGCAACTGAACGAACTTGCACGGAAAGGTTTTATCATCATCGAAGAAGAAACACACACGGTGAAAATGAAACCGAAGTTGGAACAGTTCATCCAAATCAATGATGAAGAAAAACAACAATGGCAGGCATGGCTCGGCGAAATCGAATCAAACAAATCAGAAAAGAGATTAGCAAAACAGGTTGCCGTCGTTCGTACCTTGCTTGATTGGAAAGCGGATGAGCAACCTTCGGTCAGTCAATTTCTAAAACTCACACGGGTTTCATCTTCAACAATTACTACGCTGAAAAAGAAAAATCTCCTCACGCTCGCTAAGCGCGAAGTCGAACGCAAGTTGGAGTTTGAATCGTATGAAGCTGCACTCGGCGCGCAGAATGTTGTTTTGAATCCGCGCCAACAACACGCGCTCGATGCAATCCGGACGGAAGTTGAAAAGAATGCGTTTCACACGTTTCTCTTGCACGGCGTAACAGGAAGCGGTAAAACTCAGGTCTATATCGAAGCGATTCGTGATGTCCTGAGTCGCGGCAAAACAGCGATTGTCCTTGTACCGGAAATTGCATTGACGCCGCAAATCGTTCAACGATTCCGGTTTCATTTCGGAGATAAAGTGGCAACGATGCACAGCAGAATGTCGCACGGTGAACGGTACGATGCGTGGCGGCTGACGCGTGAAGGAAAATATTCCATCGTTATCGGACCACGCTCGGCGTTATTCGCTCCGTTAAAAAATATCGGGTTGATAGTTGTGGATGAAGAGCACGAACCCTCATTCAAACAATATGATAAAACGCCGCGTTACCACGGACGGGATGTCGCCATCATGCGTGCTCTGCACAGCAACGCGGTGGTTGTGCTTGGTTCAGCAACGCCTTCGTTTGAATCGTACAACAACGCGTTGAACGGAAGATACACCCTGCTCGAACTTCCCGAACGCGTTGACGATGCGAAACTTCCGCCGATTGAACTTGTTGACATGCTCATCGAACGGAAAAGAAAACTTTCGGAGTTCCGTGAGCAACGCAAAGCCGCGTATCAAGCCGATGCAATCAAAGCAAAAGAAGAGAACAAAAAATTCGAGAGCAATTCGATTTCTGATATTCTGAAAGAAAAGATTGAGAACCGCTTGATGAAAAAAGAGGGAGTCATTCTTTTGCAAAATCGCCGCGGCTTCGCGCCGTACATCGAATGTCCCGAGTGCGGGTTTGTTCTGATTTGCAAGAACTGCAACATCTCGCTCACGTATCACATCACGAAAAAACATTTGCGCTGTCATTACTGCGGTTCGGTAGAGCAACCGCCCGATGTTTGTCCGCAATGCGACAGCACGGAGATTTCGTACCGCGGCTTTGGCACTCAGCGGGTCGAGCAGGAATTGAAAGCGCTGTTTACAAAAGCAAAACTCATCCGCATGGATCTGGACACGACCACGCGCAGAGGTTCGCACGAAGAGATGCTGAGAAAATTCGGCGAGGGTGAAGCGGATATTTTGCTCGGAACACAGATGGTCGCCAAAGGTTTGGATTTTTCCCGCGTTACGCTCGTCGGAGTGATTTCCGCCGACACACAAATGTTACTTCCCGATTTCCGTTCTGCAGAGCGGACGTTTCAATTACTCACGCAAGTTGCCGGACGTTCGGGTCGCGGCATTCTTGCAGGCGAAGTCGTCATTCAAACTTCGCATCCGGAACACGAGTGTTTGCGTCATGTGTTGCTTCATGATTTTCGTTCGTTCTATGATGAAGAACTGAAATCGCGCGAAGAACTTTCCTACCCGCCCTTCTCCCGGTTGATGCTGATTGAATTTAAAGGAAAGCACGAAGAGTTGGTGATGAATGTTGCCGATGCATTCCGTGCAATTCTGAAAAAATACAGTCACAAGTTTGCCGTGCTCGGTCCTTCGCCTGCCGCGCTGCCGAAACTGAAATCATATTTCCGTTGGCATTTGATTTTGAAAGCGCACAAATCCACCGACCCGAACGGACACGATGTTCACCACGCAGTTGCAAGCACGCTCCACGAATACCGGAACACATCGCAGGGGAAAAGTAAATCAGTTATTATTTCTGTTGATGTTGACCCGACGGGAATGATGTAG
- a CDS encoding DUF1697 domain-containing protein, protein MLRGINVGGQKKVPMNELKALYEELKFKNVTTYIQSGNVVFSSDGSDSNILSKKIEEKIFKHFGFEVPVIIRTLKEMQSVIKNNPFLKEKNIDTERMYVTFLAETPAKDSLQKIQAYQFPPERYIINGKEVYLHCPNGFGNAKTNNNFFENKLKLTATTRNWKTVNELVRIAQEDIKL, encoded by the coding sequence ATGCTTCGCGGAATAAATGTCGGCGGACAAAAGAAAGTTCCGATGAACGAACTGAAAGCACTTTACGAAGAGTTGAAGTTCAAAAACGTTACGACATATATTCAGAGCGGGAATGTTGTGTTTTCAAGCGATGGTTCTGACTCGAACATCCTCTCGAAAAAAATTGAAGAGAAGATTTTCAAACACTTTGGTTTTGAAGTTCCTGTCATCATTAGGACGCTGAAAGAAATGCAGTCAGTAATCAAGAATAATCCGTTCCTGAAAGAAAAGAACATTGATACGGAACGAATGTACGTTACCTTCCTCGCAGAGACACCCGCTAAAGATTCATTACAGAAAATTCAAGCATACCAATTTCCACCGGAGCGATATATCATCAATGGAAAAGAAGTTTACCTGCACTGTCCCAACGGTTTCGGGAACGCCAAAACGAACAATAACTTCTTTGAAAACAAATTAAAGCTCACTGCGACGACACGAAACTGGAAAACTGTGAATGAGTTGGTGAGAATTGCTCAAGAGGATATTAAATTGTAG